AACGAGCCGGCCTGGATGCGCGATTTCCGGCTCGAAAGCCTGAAGATCTTCAATTCGAAGCCGATGCCGCGATGGGGCGGGAAAATCGGCATCGACTTTCAGGACATTTACTATTATCTCAAGCCGGCCGAGCACCAGGGGAAGACCTGGGACGACGTGCCCGAGGAGATCAAGAAGACCTTCGATCGGTTGGGCATTCCGGAAGCGGAAAAGAAGTATCTCTCCGGCGTGAAGGCCCAATTCGAGAGCGAAGTCGTCTACGGCTCGCTGCAAGAAGAACTGAGCAAGCAGGGAGTGATCTTCACCGACACGGATTCGGCCGTGCGAGAATATCCCGACTTGGTGCGCGAGTATTTCGCGACGATCATCCCGCCGTCCGACAACAAATTCGCGGCCTTGAACTCGGCCGTCTGGTCGGGCGGGTCGTTTATCTATGTCCCGAAAGGCGTGAAGATCGAATTCCCACTCCAGGCTTATTTCCGCATCAACGCCGAGAGCATGGGACAATTCGAGCGGACGCTGATCATCGTCGATGAAGGGGCGCAAGTGCATTACGTCGAGGGCTGCACCGCCCCGATGTACACCACCGAAAGCCTCCACTCGGCCGTGGTCGAGATCATGGTCAAGAAGCATGCCCGCTGCCGTTACACCACGATCCAGAATTGGGCCAACAACATTTACAACCTGGTGACCAAGCGCGCGATGGCCTACGAGGGGGCCACAATGGAATGGATCGACGGCAATCTCGGCAGCCATCTGACGATGAAATACCCCTCGGTCTACATGATGGAACCGGGCGCTCGCGGCGAGATCCTCTCGATCGCGTTCGCCTCGGCCGGGCAGCACCAAGATGCCGGGGCAAAGCTGGTGCACTGTGCTCCAAACACCTCGGGGCGGATCATCTCCAAGTCGATCTCGAAGAACGGCGGCCGGGCCAGTTATCGCGGGCTCGTGAAAGTCGAGAAGGGGGCCAAGAAGTCGAAGTCGAACGTCGTGTGCGACGCCCTGATTCTCGATCCCAAGAGCCGCAGCGATACGTACCCTTACATCGAAATCGACGAGCAGGACGTAACCGTGGGCCACGAGGCGAGCGTCTCGAGAATCGGCGAAGAGCAATTGTTCTACCTGACCAGCCGCGGCCTTTCGGAGGCCGAGGCCAGCACGATGATCGTCAGCGGCTTCATCGAGCCGCTCGTGAGGGAACTGCCGATGGAATACGCCGTCGAAATGAACCGGCTGATCGAATTGCAGATGGAAGGGACAGTGGGTTAAGGGTGCGGAGCTGGTCCTGTTGCGGTGATGTTTTTATATAGCCCAGGCGTTCACGCCTGGGGCCGTCGATCATCCAACCCGTTGTCACCCCTTTAGGGGCTAGGGTCGACTTTGAAGCCCCGTGAACGGGGCTAGGAACAAGTCATCGTTTTTTGGGCGATCCCAGGCGTAAACGCCTGGGCTACGCAAAAGAGCGCAGCGCATAAAGTAGCCGGACTCAATGGCCATCTCCTCAACTGCTTCTACTGCGACTGGATTTAGCGCCGCCTCTTTCGCTGCCTTTCTCGAATCGCGCGACGAGCCGGGGTGGCTTATGGATCAGCGCCGCGCGGCTTGGCAGATGTTCGAATCGCTGCCGATGCCCACGCGGAACGACGAAGAATGGGCGCGCACCGATATTCGGCTTTGCCGGCTGGATCGGTTTCAGTTGCCCTTGGAGGCCGGCTCCGCGATGTCGATCCCCGACGCTCTCTTGACGCAGGGCGTCGAATTGGCCGGGCGGATGGTTACGCTCGACAGTCACTTGGTTTCGGCATCGCTTGATCCAAAGTGGGCCGAGCGCGGCGTGCTGTTCGGCAGCTTGGACGCGCTCGTTGCCGAGCACGGCGACCTGATCAAGCCGCACCTGTTTCGCGCGATGGACGCCGACTACGATAAATTCTCGGCGCTGCACGCCGCTTGCTGGTCGGGCGGCACGCTGCTGTACGTTCCGCGCGGCGTGAAGATCGATAAGCCGTTTCACAACCTTTCAGCGCTTTCGGACGGCGGCGTCGATCTCGGACACATCCTCGTCGTGTTGGAAGAGGGCGCCGAGGCCACCGTACTTTCCGAGACCGCCGGCGGTAGTCCGACCGGCGCCGGCCTGCACTGCGGCGGGATCGAGCTATTGGTCGGGCCTGAGGCGAAGCTGCGGTATGTCAATCTGCAAAACTGGGGACACGGAGTTTGGCACTTCGCTCATCAGAAAGGTCTGGTCGATCGTGATGCCGGTTTGCAGTGGACGATCGGCGCGCTCGGGAGCCGTTTGGCCAAGGTCAATCAGCATGTGGCGTTGGTCGGTCCGGGTGCCGAAACTCAAGTGAACGGCGTGATGTTCACCGAAGGGAAGCAGCATCTCGCCTACCATACCCTTCAGCACCATGAAGCTCCGTCGTGCCGCAGCGATCTGCTCTACAAGGGCGGTTTGCAAGACAAATCGCGACTCGTGTGGCGCGGAATGATCAAGGTGGATCGCGACGCCCAGAAAACCGACGG
The nucleotide sequence above comes from Pirellulales bacterium. Encoded proteins:
- the sufD gene encoding Fe-S cluster assembly protein SufD, with amino-acid sequence MDQRRAAWQMFESLPMPTRNDEEWARTDIRLCRLDRFQLPLEAGSAMSIPDALLTQGVELAGRMVTLDSHLVSASLDPKWAERGVLFGSLDALVAEHGDLIKPHLFRAMDADYDKFSALHAACWSGGTLLYVPRGVKIDKPFHNLSALSDGGVDLGHILVVLEEGAEATVLSETAGGSPTGAGLHCGGIELLVGPEAKLRYVNLQNWGHGVWHFAHQKGLVDRDAGLQWTIGALGSRLAKVNQHVALVGPGAETQVNGVMFTEGKQHLAYHTLQHHEAPSCRSDLLYKGGLQDKSRLVWRGMIKVDRDAQKTDGYQRNDNLMLSEEARADSIPGLEIEADDVRCTHGATTGRVDDEQIFYCRCRGLTREEAIRTVVVGFFQQVFDRITIDSVREALGEAIKRRVREFE
- the sufB gene encoding Fe-S cluster assembly protein SufB; the protein is VHDEIGEINKYDFRTESNYVFKARKGLDEEIVRQISDIKNEPAWMRDFRLESLKIFNSKPMPRWGGKIGIDFQDIYYYLKPAEHQGKTWDDVPEEIKKTFDRLGIPEAEKKYLSGVKAQFESEVVYGSLQEELSKQGVIFTDTDSAVREYPDLVREYFATIIPPSDNKFAALNSAVWSGGSFIYVPKGVKIEFPLQAYFRINAESMGQFERTLIIVDEGAQVHYVEGCTAPMYTTESLHSAVVEIMVKKHARCRYTTIQNWANNIYNLVTKRAMAYEGATMEWIDGNLGSHLTMKYPSVYMMEPGARGEILSIAFASAGQHQDAGAKLVHCAPNTSGRIISKSISKNGGRASYRGLVKVEKGAKKSKSNVVCDALILDPKSRSDTYPYIEIDEQDVTVGHEASVSRIGEEQLFYLTSRGLSEAEASTMIVSGFIEPLVRELPMEYAVEMNRLIELQMEGTVG